Proteins from a genomic interval of Chanos chanos chromosome 3, fChaCha1.1, whole genome shotgun sequence:
- the LOC115808440 gene encoding uncharacterized protein LOC115808440 gives MDGKPAEGARLIQEAKIELIDALSVDPDFVLQHVHAESILTQRQYDHVKGLTSLSDKARDILDFVMKKDDALIQRFLDLLRKDEMQEMFPTLVFLKEIPQNKKQVTEKTKRKHPNDSEEDNSPKKICKTNSSIVSEKQLMQVAGVVGHCWKQIGVMALEIPTACLEQIEEENRHCHRDKVFAMLRRWIMHERHKATCIRLHSLLSQGEFDISPGSIDFLLEKPGS, from the exons ATGGATGGAaagccagcagagggcgctaGACTCATTCAGGAGGCGAAAATTGAACTAATAGATGCTTTGAGTGTGGACCCTGACTTTGTTCTGCAGCATGTCCATGCCGAAAGCATACTTACCCAGCGACAGTATGATCACGTCAAAGGCCTCACCAGTCTTTCAGATAAGGCGCGAGACATTCTTGATTTTGTGATGAAGAAAGATGATGCTCTTATACAAAGGTTCCTGGACCTGCTACGGAAAGATGAGATGCAAGAGATGTTTCCCACGTTGGTTTTTCTTAAAGAGATCCCCCAAAACAAGAAGCAAGTTACGG AAAAGACCAAAAGGAAACATCCAAATGACTCAGAGGAAGACAACTCTCCAAAAAAGATATGCAAGACCA actcTTCCATAGTGTCAGAGAAGCAGCTCATGCAGGTGGCTGGAGTTGTGGGACACTGCTGGAAGCAGATTGGAGTGATGGCTCTAGAGATACCTACGGCGTGTCTAGAACAGATAGAGGAAGAAAACCGACActgtcacagagacaaagtgTTTGCTATGCTGCGCAGATGGATCATGCATGAGAGACACAAGGCCACGTGCATCCGTCTCCACTCCCTTCTGTCCCAGGGAGAGTTTGATATATCTCCAGGGAGCATAGACTTCCTCCTGGAGAAACCAGGCAGCTGA
- the lima1a gene encoding LIM domain and actin-binding protein 1a produces the protein MAVSSFSRRHWASQSLRVTAKELSIVGSRGKSTAIAERFSKYQKAAEQTNSDKKKAVENIPSSVCHGNLSVLKKRWEQPSISSPPASDPKPKPRVQEKHPERVETSDGPQTSTDPTLTCRPVPELADHVPARHLSTTFQPSETLPNNQAKSPDIPALPAETAPHTVCNGEPEMEKREEMEVDGPEAPGGTSVTIEKSSVPLNSLKMMFEKGDSTQNKVSREPLKSGGSVSSENMDVDDKGPDGADKVVETIPLKNRMALYQAAVSKLDSPSVSSSESVESELRSYSLKQKENVPPESVDTTQTTAGQNRKALSTDSNGSSANSPVSNQTQPKAVRKFCPPMRETCVACLKTVYPLERLVANQQIYHNTCFRCTHCNTKLSLANYASLHNSVYCKPHFCQLFKAKGNYDEGFGHRPHKELWEPRGEEAEEQVKEMPTEKVSSPTVEESLAKVNVVTSSLQSPVESSQEMLEKPVETGRLKITWPPKTDGSASSQGTSPAAEGYPSVRPVRPKWPPESERPVPSPEHSELSSLRRSSSLKDRSKPFCISSSVSAPTLQPDTIQPLKPDTTEMENEEEKENARRRQEEGPAEEDMLEENETEREEQEEEEEQEEEEEQEEEEDQQASPGCRATSPPSSPIPESEQNVASDMASLDGEGTEEHDASVEDLIKRNRCYSDDEEENED, from the exons ATGGCTGTTAGTTCATTCAGTAGAAGACACTGGGCCTCCCAGTCCCTGCGTGTCACGGCCAAAGAACTCTCCATAGTTGGCTCTCGCGGCAAAAGCACTGCCATCGCTGAACGCTTCTCCAA GTACCAAAAGGCTGCAGAGCAGACCAACTCAGACAAGAAGAAA GCTGTGGAGAACATCCCGTCTTCTGTGTGCCATGGCAACCTGAGTGTGCTGAAGAAGCGTTGGGAGCAGCCGTCAATCTCATCTCCTCCTGCGTCGGATCCCAAACCAAAACCCAGAGTTCAGGAGAAGCATCCAGAAAGGGTCGAGACTTCTGACGGACCACAGACGTCCACAGATCCCACTCTGACCTGCAGACCTGTTCCTGAGCTGGCAGACCACGTCCCAGCACGGCACCTCAGCACCACGTTTCAGCCTTCAGAAACACTGCCAAACAACCAGGCAAAGTCTCCAGACATCCCAGCCCTGCCCGCAGAGACCGCACCTCACACTGTCTGCAACGGAGAGccagagatggagaagagagaagagatggaggtGGACGGCCCTGAAGCTCCAGGAGGAACCAGTGTGACCATCGAGAAGTCGAGTGTGCCCCTCAACAGTCTGAAGATGATGTTTGAGAAAGGGGACAGCACACAGAACAAG gtgtcTAGGGAGCCTCTCAAGTCTGGAGGGAGTGTCTCCTCTGAGAACATGGATGTTGATGATAAAG ggcCTGATGGAGCAGACAAAGTGGTGGAGACCATCCCGTTGAAGAACAGAATGGCCTTGTATCAGGCGGCTGTATCCAAACTGGATTCTCCCTCAGTGAGTTCT agtGAATCAGTTGAGTCAGAGCTGCGTAGCTACAGTCTGAAGCAGAAGGAGAACGTGCCTCCAGAGTCAGTGGACACG ACTCAGACCACTGCAGGCCAAAACAGGAAGGCCTTATCCACAGACAGTAATG GTTCCAGTGCGAATAGTCCTGTGTCTAATCAAACCCAGCCAAAAGCCGTAAGG aAATTCTGCCCGCCCATGCGGGAGACCTGTGTGGCCTGCCTGAAGACTGTATACCCTCTGGAGCGACTGGTGGCCAACCAGCAGATCTATCACAACACCTGTTTCCGCTGTACTCACTGCAACACTAAACTGAG CCTTGCGAACTATGCCTCTTTGCACAACAGTGTCTACTGTAAGCCTCACTTCTGTCAGCTGTTCAAGGCAAAGGGCAACTACGACGAGGGCTTTGGCCACCGCCCACACAAAGAGCTGTGGGAGCCCCGGggggaggaggcggaggagcAGGTGAAGGAGATGCCGACAGAGAAGGTGAGCAGCCCCACGGTAGAGGAGTCTCTGGCGAAGGTCAACGTGGTGACCTCCTCTCTGCAAAGCCCAGTTGAGTCCTCTCAGGAAATGCTGGAGAAGCCTGTAGAGACGGGCAGGCTGAAAATCACCTGGCCCCCCAAGACAGATGGGAGTGCCAGTTCACAGGGGACCAGTCCAGCTGCCGAGGGATACCCCAGCGTCCGGCCCGTCCGGCCCAAGTGGCCACCGGAGAGTGAGAGGCCAGTGCCCAGCCCGGAACACTCTGAGCTGTCCAGCCTACGGCGTTCCTCGTCGCTTAAGGACCGTAGCAAACCCTTCTGCATCAGCAGCTCTGTCTCCGCTCCCACCCTGCAACCCGACACCATACAGCCCCTAAAACCTGACACCACAGAGATGGAAAAC gaagaggaaaaggaaaatgcaaGGAGAAGGCAGGAAGAAGGGCCAGCAGAGGAAGACATGCTTGAGGAAAACGAGACCGAGAGggaagagcaggaggaagaggaagagcaggaggaagaggaagagcaggaggaagaggaggatcaGCAGGCCTCTCCTGGATGCCGAGCGACCTCACCACCTTCCTCTCCCATACCAGAATCTGAACAGAACGTGGCCTCAGACATGGCCAGTCTGGACGGGGAGGGGACAGAGGAGCATGATGCCTCTGTAGAAGACCTCATCAAGAGGAACCGTTGTTATTCCGACGATGAGGAGGAGAACGAGGACTGA